The genomic DNA TGCAAATTGCTGATATTAAGTTGCTTGAACAAGCTGTTGCAATACCTTATATTGTTATATGATGGGTATTTTTGGAACTTGATAACTGCACGCCAGCAACCACTGAACTTGAAAAGTGAGTTAGGGAAAACAATTATTTTGCTTCAtgatttctatttatttaagaatcctcatgaaacAATTATTCCCATGCTTGGTATAAATGTGCTTCTTGGTTCACGCATCAATGTCAAGGTCTTTTGGTCCTCAACAGTCCACGAGGCTTGGTAATCTGACTTTGGTTCCATCAGTATCCAAGCAATTAGTGTAAGGTAGACCAAATCATGCATGAATCCATGATATAATGCTGGATATATTGAGCTGCGTGGTACAATGTACTTTTGCTAATTAACTCTTGGATAATTTACGATCAAGTGTcactttcatttctttatGATTTTGAGTGCCATATTTTGctactttaatttttcaaaataaaatctgCAATCTTCTAGTATTTTGACAAAGTTTTCTGTGTGCCCTGACATTTTATCAATCTTGTTCACTTAGTTTTGCTGAAATCAAATTGCCATTGTTATTCTTGTTTTACTCTGTTGCTTCTTTAGGTCGGTACGCTTCTATATCTGATCTCCTGATTCTAGTCATTACTTCTTTAACCTTATATAGAAGTTAAATTATACTTCATTTGGTGATATATCATCTTGCAGACATGCTTCCCTTGAAAGATCTTGCAGACACGATTGCCATGAAATTGCAGGACTGCTTGTATGAAGGTGTTGAACTgtatggaaaaaaagaagatggtgtgttTCCATGCAGAATAGTGAAGGTACGAAATCAAGGGGCTAGCTCGATCCAATATGAGATATGCTGGTTGGGCAGAGATAAGACACCAACAGGAAATGCTCTAGTAAATGAAGAAGAGCTAATTAAGAAAAAGCTTCCCTTCAGTAGAAGTATGTTGAAGTCTTTTATTCGGGAAACTACTTATCGGAGTGCACCATGGGTGCTTCATGATAGACTGGCGGAAAAGCATGGGATCTCAAACAATCTTCCAGAAGAGCTAAGaagcaaattttattttcacaatGGAGTTCTGGTCAACTTCAGGAAGAGAGTGAAAAATGCGGAAGAGCAAAATGGAAATACGGTAGTCTAGTTCTTTTTCTTCGTTTCtgtttttcaatttgttaCTGTCTCTCTGGAGCACTAACAATATGGGTCATGATATTAAAACACAGGTCGGGCAAGAATTATGTCGTGTAtataaaaggaagaagaaagtaGCGGGGGAGAAACTTGAGGACTTGGGAAATGAGGGGAAGAATGATAAAGGTATCTTGAATGATTCCTGTTCTGCTTCAATGTCGTAAGTGCATCTGGTTGAAAACCAACTGTGTTCGTTAAACGTactaaactttttttttcttgtactGTTTCTTTGGTTTTGCAGATGGTGATCAAACAACAGTGGAGGTCATTAAGTATCCCATTGAGGACCTCTTAGTAAAGCCCGGAGCAGATGATCCAGCATTCACCACTCGTCCTTCTCCATCGAGGGACTTCAAAGTTCCCTTGGACTGTGTTGGGGATCTTTTAATGGTTTGGGatttttgttcttcttttAGCAGGCTGCTGCATCTGTCTCCATTTTCTCTTGAAGATTTTGAAAATGCCATCTGCCACAAAGACAGCAATTTGGTTCTTATAGTAGAGACTCACTCAACACTACTGCGGTTGCTTATAAAGGATGATGGTGAATATTCTGCATACATACAGGGAAAAAGGCGCAAGTCAAAGGTCTAAATTGAAACTTTATTCAGAATAATTTAGGTCCTGAGAATTAACTTTGCTTTTTAATGCttcatttaattatttctttgcATGCTCATTGTTTGGGATTTTGGTGACAAATCAATCTATTGCTCATACGTTCATTGCAGATTACATTGATAACATGGACAGAATATCTTTGTGATTTCTTGGACATGACTAATGCTGCTGATTTACACTCTCATATTGCCACTATCAAGCGGGGTCATTATGGTCTTATAGAACCTCATGCAAAATTAGAAATTCTCCGGTTGCTGGTGAATCATGCCCTTGAGACTGATCTTGTTAGAGAGCTGTTGGATGAGTACATAGACCAATGGCATGAACTTGGAGCCACAAGAAGAGGGGAAGCACTGCAAGAAgccaagaaaagaagagaagagaaggagCATTTGAAGGCCCAATCTGACTCCAACGCTGCCATTGATGAGAATAGCCTCAATGATGTAGACAAAGGCGGATTGGATAATAATAATGGGAAGCAGAGTGGCGAAATAGCATTGAAGAAACACAATCATGTGTCGAAGAAAAGGTTTGGCTTAAGAGATGAGAAGACTTTATTTTGACAAACATCACATTATGTTATATTCATTATCTCCTTTTCCTTTGTCAGTGTGAGCGACCGTGCCAATGGTGCTTTCAAAAATAATGCCAGGTTGCAGAATGGGGATGCCGCAGTTAGGGATGGCAGCATGCAGCATTCGCACAGGAAAGGATCGCGTCAAATGGTGTTGAAACAGGGCACTGATGAAAGAAAAGTTCCCACAAGCAGTAAAGAACAGAGGGTTGGCCTAGTCTATCTTTCTTTTATCTTCATTTCCATGCCCATATCTGCTTCTTGGATGAGTCAAATGAAGAATCCTTTTCTCTTTGGCTGGATGATTATTCAGAAACAACATTATGAGAGGGAGATGGAGAAACGCTTTATACGTACCAATCCTCTGGGGAGAGATAGACACCACAACAGGTATTGGTGGTTTCGGCGTGATGGAAGGATACTTGTTGAGAGTTCAGATCACAAGCTGTGGGGATATTACAATACAAAGGAAGAGGTATCTTAGCTTGCCGCTTTGTTTAAGGCCGCATGATTTGCGTGAATTTTTTATCCCAATCTTGACAATTTCTGCAGCTTGATTTGCTGATCCGCTCATTGAACTGCAAGGGTGAAAGAGAGAAGGCTCTTCATAGACAGCTTGAGAAATATTACACCAGAATATGGTATGTCTCTTACTTTATTAGCAGAAGTCTAGTTGTTTGTTTGGCCATTGAAGAGTGATAACACCTGAATATAAGCTCACTTTGATTCCAGGACAGATTGAAAACATTTTCTATTTGCTGGTTTGTGATATCACAGAAGTTGCATCTGTAGATCTGAATGTTTCTATATGTAACAACCATAGTTCTCAGAGTGCATGCATGTTGCAGGGCATGCTTTAACCTAGAGTGCGTTCagagtcctttttttttttttttggctataTGTCTTGGAGATCCTAACGGAAAGTAATAATATCTGGCCCACATGATAGAGGCAATAAAAAGTTGTATGTTTTGCTAGCGAAAGTTTGTAAACAAACATGGTGCAGTCAATTTATTCCAAAAGCTTAAACTCGTTTTGAGTGTGTCCCATTTATGTACGCTAGAACAGTATTCAAACATCCCTCCACTTGGTTAGCTGAGTTTTTGGTGCATGAAAAGTCCAAAAGGAAGTACATCAAATAGAAACAGACAGCTGGCAGTGATAGGCCTTGCCAACACAAGTGTGCGAATTGACCTTTCTCCCAAATGATTATAGTTTGTAAGACGTGCATCTGAAAGTTACCCATCCTATTAGCCCCTGTTTAGCTGGTGTGTAAGCTAATATGTAATTTCTGGAATCCCTGCATATTATTGTGTCATTTTGTTTCTATGTTTTGTTGGGTGAGAAATTAATTGTTGTAAATGATGTGGATACGTTGTAGCACGGAACTGCAAAAGAGATCAAAGGAATTGGCTGACAAGATAGCGATGGAGGAGGCAGTGGTTCGTCGGTCAACTCGTGTGCGAGCACCACCAAGGGATAATCCTGCTAATGCCTTTCTTAGGTATGTTAACAAGTGGAAAGAAGAGTAGCGCTCCTAGTCTAGCAAGTCTAATTGGATGCTATTGTTTAGTCTAAGAATTGAGTATTAGGCCCTTCAGTGTTTTTTCCAGTGAGACGGGCGGGCATTAGTTCAATCCTCCCTTTTCTTGACTTGGTCTCTCTGCCTTTGTTGGAGAAGGCTCTCCTTCTCGATTGGACTGCATTTTATAGGTTTTGGCTCTTAGGTTGGGATGACATATTTGTCTTCAATTGAGTAAGACTGTACAAGCAATGAAGATCATGATGTGAACTACAGtgattgtttttctttttagcataaaccttgcaatttttttcttcttctgctgcCGTCTGAAAATAAAAGACCGATGAAATCTTCACAACACATTTTTGCACCTGAcattttttctgaaaatcagCTGTTTAAAACTACTTTCCGTTTTGTTTCagtccttttttttgttttcctcaTGTCCCATGGACTGGACTGGAGTCCTCCTGCACTAAGGGgacgaaaaaagaaagggcTAGAAAAGGAGAAGCTAATTCCAGAGTACTGGTAAGATTAACAGTATCTGCCGAAACATGGCCCTCTCGGATGGAATGGTGCAAAAAGCATCATAAATATCACTTGTTACCAACATGTTATGCAGCAACATCAACAAACGCAGAACCCATCAGTCAGATTAACGGTTTAGTTTGAAATGTGATAAGCTCAAGGGCGGGGGGAGGAAGACAGGCTTGtcctttttatttctaaagAAACTGTGCTGGGAAGGGAGAGTCTCCCGCTCTGCTGGACTTGAGAGTGCACCTAAGCAATCTCGACAACAGCTCGACCGATGATTTTTCCTTGATCCAAATCCTGAAATGCTTTCCCAGCCTCctcaattttgtattttctggAAACGGCACTATTGAGGTCGAAAATTCCAGATTCTGCCAGCCTAACCAGCTTGGGAAGATCCTGCCTTGCCCTAGCACCATAGGACCCGATGACTTTAATCTGCTTacaatatatacatgcatagaCATTAGACAGAGAGAAATCAGTGCTTAGTTTACAATTAGTACAAAAGGCAGGCAGATTCTCAAATCCAACAAAAGTCTCTTAATTAGTATCATTTCCTGCACCTTTCTACGGACGAGCCGGTTAATATCTATCTCCCCGACCGAACCAGCTTTTGCAAGTCCAATCATCACAGCCTTTCCTCCATCTCTTACGGACTCTACGCACTGTGAAAATGTCTGTGGCTTTCCCAAGGCTTCAACAGCAATATCGACGCCCGCTCCCCCAGTTATTTCCTGCCCAATGAATGCAGTAAACAGGCgatgcatatgtatatatatgtccagaaagagaaagagagaggagagtgGACCATCCACTGAGATGAGGTCATAAACTGGCAATCAAAGTCATTAACAGGAgatctatacatatattac from Punica granatum isolate Tunisia-2019 chromosome 2, ASM765513v2, whole genome shotgun sequence includes the following:
- the LOC116195282 gene encoding DDT domain-containing protein DDB_G0282237 isoform X1; translation: MPLYKRKPFSVVETPKQLEPTELVYQVRFTKEIFRDYQDYLNRINLYRQRLWTCKATGKSNLTYEEALVSEKRAAEKVQQFPQELVAPALRIIQFNMLPLKDLADTIAMKLQDCLYEGVELYGKKEDGVFPCRIVKVRNQGASSIQYEICWLGRDKTPTGNALVNEEELIKKKLPFSRSMLKSFIRETTYRSAPWVLHDRLAEKHGISNNLPEELRSKFYFHNGVLVNFRKRVKNAEEQNGNTVGQELCRVYKRKKKVAGEKLEDLGNEGKNDKDGDQTTVEVIKYPIEDLLVKPGADDPAFTTRPSPSRDFKVPLDCVGDLLMVWDFCSSFSRLLHLSPFSLEDFENAICHKDSNLVLIVETHSTLLRLLIKDDGEYSAYIQGKRRKSKITLITWTEYLCDFLDMTNAADLHSHIATIKRGHYGLIEPHAKLEILRLLVNHALETDLVRELLDEYIDQWHELGATRRGEALQEAKKRREEKEHLKAQSDSNAAIDENSLNDVDKGGLDNNNGKQSGEIALKKHNHVSKKSVSDRANGAFKNNARLQNGDAAVRDGSMQHSHRKGSRQMVLKQGTDERKVPTSSKEQRKQHYEREMEKRFIRTNPLGRDRHHNRYWWFRRDGRILVESSDHKLWGYYNTKEELDLLIRSLNCKGEREKALHRQLEKYYTRICTELQKRSKELADKIAMEEAVVRRSTRVRAPPRDNPANAFLRYVNKWKEE
- the LOC116195282 gene encoding DDT domain-containing protein DDB_G0282237 isoform X2; this encodes MLPLKDLADTIAMKLQDCLYEGVELYGKKEDGVFPCRIVKVRNQGASSIQYEICWLGRDKTPTGNALVNEEELIKKKLPFSRSMLKSFIRETTYRSAPWVLHDRLAEKHGISNNLPEELRSKFYFHNGVLVNFRKRVKNAEEQNGNTVGQELCRVYKRKKKVAGEKLEDLGNEGKNDKDGDQTTVEVIKYPIEDLLVKPGADDPAFTTRPSPSRDFKVPLDCVGDLLMVWDFCSSFSRLLHLSPFSLEDFENAICHKDSNLVLIVETHSTLLRLLIKDDGEYSAYIQGKRRKSKITLITWTEYLCDFLDMTNAADLHSHIATIKRGHYGLIEPHAKLEILRLLVNHALETDLVRELLDEYIDQWHELGATRRGEALQEAKKRREEKEHLKAQSDSNAAIDENSLNDVDKGGLDNNNGKQSGEIALKKHNHVSKKSVSDRANGAFKNNARLQNGDAAVRDGSMQHSHRKGSRQMVLKQGTDERKVPTSSKEQRKQHYEREMEKRFIRTNPLGRDRHHNRYWWFRRDGRILVESSDHKLWGYYNTKEELDLLIRSLNCKGEREKALHRQLEKYYTRICTELQKRSKELADKIAMEEAVVRRSTRVRAPPRDNPANAFLRYVNKWKEE